One region of Skermanella mucosa genomic DNA includes:
- a CDS encoding metallophosphoesterase family protein, giving the protein MSVPERSSNVVLSFLRKRQDVEQVAATVPKGIRVYAIGDIHGRADLLMRLLDMVTDDAKASPGPVNYLVYLGDYVDRGLHSRQVIDLMIGGPPATFGSVHLRGNHEAAFQEFLTDAAPGPGWFKFGGMATLHSYGIQIPSGLTPEERISFAQQELRRVIPPAHVSFLNHLRPSLTIGDYFFTHAGVRPGVPLNRQDREDMMWIRDDFLNSTADHGKVVVHGHTITDLPEVRNNRIGIDTGAYASGHLTCLVLEGDRRRFLAT; this is encoded by the coding sequence ATGAGCGTACCGGAAAGATCAAGCAACGTGGTGTTGAGTTTTCTGCGCAAACGCCAGGATGTGGAGCAGGTGGCGGCGACGGTGCCCAAGGGCATCCGCGTCTACGCGATCGGCGACATCCACGGCCGCGCGGATCTCCTGATGCGCCTGCTCGATATGGTGACCGACGACGCCAAGGCTTCGCCGGGGCCGGTCAACTATCTGGTCTATCTCGGCGACTACGTGGACCGCGGCCTGCATTCCCGCCAGGTGATCGACCTGATGATCGGCGGCCCGCCGGCGACCTTCGGCTCCGTCCATCTCAGGGGCAACCACGAGGCCGCCTTCCAGGAATTCCTGACCGATGCGGCGCCGGGTCCGGGATGGTTCAAGTTCGGCGGCATGGCGACGCTGCACAGCTACGGCATCCAGATCCCCTCCGGCCTGACGCCGGAGGAGCGGATCTCCTTCGCCCAGCAGGAGCTGCGGCGCGTGATCCCGCCCGCCCATGTCAGCTTCCTGAACCATCTGCGGCCCAGCCTGACCATCGGCGATTACTTCTTCACCCACGCCGGCGTGCGTCCGGGCGTTCCGCTGAACCGCCAGGACAGGGAAGACATGATGTGGATCCGGGACGATTTCCTGAACTCGACCGCCGACCACGGCAAGGTCGTGGTCCACGGGCACACCATCACCGACCTGCCGGAGGTGCGCAACAACCGCATCGGCATCGACACCGGGGCCTATGCCAGCGGCCATCTCACCTGCCTGGTGCTGGAGGGCGACCGCCGCCGCTTCCTGGCGACCTGA
- a CDS encoding CHAD domain-containing protein has protein sequence MAYCFTPEETVPEGVRRIALEQIDKAEAALTGGKERHKAVHNARKGCKKIRALLRLARGGLGNAYARENACFRDAQRRLSAVRDASVMVEALDKLAGRQGSDGAGGFAPVRNVLVERCERASAEHLEQERTTEEVAAMLREARGRVETWTLRSPGFKVLRPGLHKVYRDGAKRFATLGEAPTAHDFHDWRKQAKYLSYDLKLLTPVWPGTVGALAGEFGELGSLLGDEHDLAVLRCMLEADEQAFGGPTLVRPLAGMIEQRRSELQAASRMLGARLYLDRPKAFMGRMEAWWDMWKAEPASRAA, from the coding sequence ATGGCGTACTGCTTCACGCCGGAAGAAACCGTGCCCGAGGGCGTCCGCCGCATCGCCCTGGAACAGATCGACAAGGCCGAGGCTGCCCTGACCGGAGGCAAGGAACGGCACAAGGCGGTGCACAATGCCCGCAAAGGGTGCAAGAAGATCCGCGCGCTGCTGCGGCTCGCCCGCGGCGGGCTGGGCAACGCCTATGCCCGGGAGAACGCCTGTTTCCGCGACGCCCAGCGCCGGCTGTCGGCGGTGCGCGACGCGTCGGTCATGGTCGAGGCCCTGGACAAGCTGGCGGGGCGGCAGGGCAGCGACGGCGCCGGCGGGTTCGCCCCTGTCCGGAACGTCCTGGTCGAGCGGTGCGAGCGCGCCTCGGCCGAGCACCTGGAGCAGGAGCGGACCACCGAGGAGGTCGCCGCCATGCTGCGCGAGGCGCGCGGGCGGGTCGAGACCTGGACCCTGCGGAGCCCCGGCTTCAAGGTGCTGAGGCCCGGCCTGCACAAGGTCTACCGCGACGGCGCGAAGCGCTTCGCGACGCTGGGCGAGGCGCCGACCGCCCATGACTTCCACGACTGGCGCAAGCAGGCCAAGTATCTTTCCTACGACCTTAAGTTGCTGACACCGGTGTGGCCGGGCACGGTCGGCGCCCTGGCCGGGGAGTTCGGGGAACTGGGCAGCCTGCTCGGCGACGAGCACGACTTGGCCGTGCTGCGCTGCATGCTGGAGGCCGACGAGCAGGCTTTCGGCGGCCCGACCCTGGTGCGGCCCCTGGCCGGGATGATCGAGCAGCGCCGGTCCGAGCTCCAGGCCGCCAGCCGGATGCTCGGCGCCAGGCTCTATCTCGACAGGCCCAAGGCCTTCATGGGCCGGATGGAAGCCTGGTGGGACATGTGGAAGGCGGAACCGGCCAGCCGCGCGGCCTGA
- a CDS encoding DeoR/GlpR family DNA-binding transcription regulator: MKSDTRQQRILDLAGRQGFVSIDGLSRQFEVTPQTIRRDINQLCEQGLLERHHGGAVPRSTTHNVDYVERKAQGSEAKRAIGRLVSRHVPEGVSLFINIGTTTEAVAQELVGHKNLSVITNNLNVAAFLAAGTDLDVLVAGGLVRNRDGGIIGEATIDFINQFKVDIGIIGISGIDLDGTLLDFDYREVRVAQAIVRNARTVFLCADHSKFGRNAMVRLGHIGEVSALFTDRAPPAPLADVLAAHDVEVHIAAGE, from the coding sequence GTGAAGAGCGACACCCGCCAGCAGCGCATCCTCGACCTCGCCGGGCGACAGGGCTTCGTCTCGATCGACGGGCTGTCGCGCCAGTTCGAGGTGACGCCCCAGACCATCCGGCGCGACATCAACCAGCTCTGCGAACAGGGCTTGCTGGAGCGCCACCACGGCGGCGCCGTCCCCCGCTCCACCACCCACAACGTGGACTATGTGGAGCGCAAGGCCCAGGGGTCGGAGGCCAAGCGGGCGATCGGCCGGCTGGTGTCGCGCCACGTGCCGGAAGGCGTCTCGCTGTTCATCAATATCGGCACCACGACGGAGGCGGTCGCCCAGGAGCTGGTCGGCCACAAGAACCTCAGCGTCATCACCAACAACCTGAACGTGGCGGCCTTCCTGGCGGCCGGCACCGACCTGGACGTGCTGGTCGCCGGCGGGCTGGTGCGCAACCGCGACGGCGGTATCATCGGCGAGGCGACCATCGACTTCATCAACCAGTTCAAGGTCGATATCGGCATCATCGGGATCAGCGGCATCGACCTGGACGGCACCCTGCTCGACTTCGACTACCGGGAGGTCAGGGTCGCCCAGGCCATCGTCCGCAACGCCCGCACCGTCTTCCTGTGCGCCGACCACAGCAAGTTCGGCCGCAACGCCATGGTCCGCCTCGGCCATATCGGCGAGGTCTCGGCCCTGTTCACCGACCGGGCGCCCCCCGCCCCGCTGGCCGACGTGCTGGCGGCCCACGACGTGGAGGTGCATATCGCGGCGGGGGAATGA
- a CDS encoding YajQ family cyclic di-GMP-binding protein, producing the protein MPSFDIVSKTEIAEVDNALDGVTREIGQRYDFKGSHCSIERKENELTVLADDDLKLKQMHELLVVHFTRRKLDPGALDYGKPEKAAGNTVRQVITVKQGIDKDLAKQITKAIKDSKMKVQASIQGDELRVNGKKIDDLQAAIALVKGLKIEQPLQYINFRD; encoded by the coding sequence ATGCCGTCGTTCGATATCGTTTCCAAGACCGAGATTGCCGAAGTCGACAACGCCCTGGACGGGGTGACCCGCGAGATCGGCCAGCGCTACGACTTCAAGGGGTCGCACTGCTCGATCGAGCGCAAGGAGAACGAGCTGACCGTCCTGGCCGACGACGACCTGAAGCTGAAGCAGATGCACGAGCTGCTGGTCGTCCATTTCACCCGGCGCAAGCTGGATCCCGGCGCGCTCGACTACGGCAAGCCGGAGAAGGCGGCCGGCAACACGGTGCGCCAGGTGATCACGGTCAAGCAGGGGATCGACAAGGACCTCGCCAAGCAGATCACCAAGGCGATCAAGGACAGCAAGATGAAGGTCCAGGCCTCGATCCAGGGTGACGAGCTTCGCGTGAACGGCAAGAAGATCGACGACCTCCAGGCCGCCATCGCGCTGGTCAAGGGGCTGAAGATCGAGCAGCCGCTGCAATACATCAATTTCCGCGACTGA